The following are from one region of the Bradyrhizobium sediminis genome:
- a CDS encoding DedA family protein, whose amino-acid sequence MEDFTRALADFVRDHQVWAAPIVLLLAFGESIAFISLVVPAWGALVAIGALIGVSGISFWPVWLAGGIGAALGDWLSYWFGFRYKEHVAEMWPLSRYPGILERGEAFVKDWGVPSIFIGRFFGPLRASVPLAAGIFEMPYWQFQIANFVSALVWSAVLLLFGDVMALIAGWLWRAV is encoded by the coding sequence ATGGAAGATTTTACGCGCGCTTTGGCTGACTTCGTGCGCGATCATCAGGTCTGGGCCGCTCCCATCGTGCTCCTGCTCGCATTCGGCGAATCGATCGCTTTCATCTCGCTGGTTGTCCCGGCCTGGGGGGCTTTGGTCGCGATCGGTGCGCTGATCGGGGTCAGCGGCATCAGCTTCTGGCCGGTGTGGCTGGCCGGCGGGATCGGCGCTGCACTCGGCGACTGGCTCTCTTATTGGTTTGGCTTCCGATACAAGGAACACGTCGCCGAGATGTGGCCGTTGTCGCGCTACCCGGGGATCCTGGAGCGCGGCGAGGCGTTTGTGAAGGACTGGGGCGTACCCAGCATTTTCATCGGGCGCTTTTTCGGGCCGCTGCGGGCTTCGGTGCCTCTCGCGGCCGGCATATTCGAGATGCCTTACTGGCAATTTCAAATCGCCAATTTCGTATCCGCGCTGGTCTGGTCGGCGGTGCTGCTGTTGTTTGGCGACGTGATGGCGCTGATCGCCGGATGGCTGTGGCGGGCGGTATAG
- the parE gene encoding DNA topoisomerase IV subunit B produces the protein MSKPLKSAAKTKAGKDLFEASTAKGRAPLKVASRASSAEAGYTAADIEVLEGLEPVRRRPGMYIGGTDEKALHHLFAEVIDNSMDEALAGHASFIEVELSADGFLTVSDNGRGIPVDPHPKFPKKSALEVIMCTLHSGGKFDSKVYETSGGLHGVGVSVVNALSSRLEVEVARSQKLYRMSFERGHPKGKLEDLGKISNRRGTRIRFKPDTEIFGAKAAFKPQRLFKMARSKAYLFGGVEIRWRCDPALLKGLEGVPAEDTFHFAGGLKDYLAAAVHADTLVHPDIFSGKSGRVGAHGACEWAVAWTADADGFLSSYCNTVPTQDGGTHESGMRSALLRGLKDHAERVGQGKRAASITSEDVMVGAAVMLSVFVREPEFQGQTKDRLATAEAQRIVEQAIKDPFDHWLSGNPLQANKLLDFVIERADERLRRRAEKEISRKTATKKARLPGKLADCTNTAAEGSELFIVEGDSAGGSAKQARDRKTQAILPLRGKILNVASATKDKLTANAQLADLMQAIGCGAGPHYREEDLRYARIIVMTDADVDGAHIASLLITFFYRQMPRLIDEGHLYLAVPPLYRLTHGSKTVYARDDAHKELLLRSEFNANAKVDVGRFKGLGEMMPAQLKETTMDPAKRTLLRVVLLADDREGTADSVERLMGTKAEARFAFISDKAEFASEDLLDV, from the coding sequence ATGTCCAAGCCATTGAAATCTGCAGCAAAAACCAAAGCCGGTAAAGATCTTTTCGAGGCATCGACCGCGAAGGGCCGCGCCCCGCTCAAGGTCGCATCGCGCGCCTCCAGCGCCGAAGCCGGCTACACCGCGGCCGATATCGAGGTGCTCGAAGGCCTCGAGCCGGTGCGCCGCCGGCCCGGCATGTATATCGGCGGCACCGACGAGAAGGCGCTGCACCACCTGTTCGCGGAAGTGATCGACAATTCCATGGACGAGGCGCTGGCGGGTCACGCCTCCTTCATCGAAGTGGAGCTTTCCGCCGACGGCTTTCTGACCGTGTCGGACAATGGCCGCGGCATCCCGGTCGACCCGCATCCGAAATTCCCGAAGAAATCCGCGCTCGAAGTCATCATGTGCACGCTGCACTCCGGCGGCAAATTCGACTCCAAGGTCTATGAGACCTCCGGCGGCCTGCACGGTGTCGGCGTCTCCGTGGTCAACGCGCTGTCCTCGCGGCTCGAGGTCGAGGTCGCCCGCAGCCAGAAGCTCTATCGCATGAGTTTCGAGCGCGGCCATCCCAAGGGCAAGCTGGAGGACCTCGGCAAGATCAGCAACCGCCGCGGCACCCGCATCCGCTTCAAGCCGGATACCGAGATTTTCGGCGCCAAGGCCGCCTTCAAGCCGCAGCGGCTGTTCAAGATGGCGCGCTCCAAGGCCTATCTGTTCGGCGGCGTCGAAATCCGCTGGCGCTGCGATCCGGCCCTGCTGAAGGGCCTCGAGGGCGTGCCTGCCGAGGACACCTTTCATTTCGCCGGCGGATTGAAGGATTACCTCGCCGCGGCCGTTCATGCCGACACGCTGGTGCATCCGGATATCTTCTCCGGCAAGTCCGGCCGGGTCGGCGCCCACGGCGCCTGCGAATGGGCCGTGGCGTGGACCGCGGACGCCGACGGTTTCCTGTCTTCCTATTGCAACACCGTGCCGACGCAGGATGGCGGCACCCACGAATCCGGCATGCGCAGCGCGCTGTTGCGCGGCCTGAAGGACCACGCCGAACGCGTCGGCCAGGGCAAGCGCGCCGCTTCCATCACCTCGGAAGACGTCATGGTCGGCGCCGCCGTGATGCTCAGCGTGTTCGTGCGCGAGCCGGAATTCCAGGGCCAGACCAAGGACCGCCTCGCCACCGCCGAAGCCCAGCGCATCGTCGAGCAGGCGATCAAGGACCCGTTCGACCACTGGCTGTCGGGCAATCCGCTGCAGGCCAACAAGCTGCTGGATTTCGTCATCGAGCGCGCCGACGAGCGGCTGCGCCGCCGCGCCGAGAAGGAAATCTCGCGCAAGACCGCGACAAAGAAAGCGCGCCTGCCCGGCAAGCTCGCGGACTGCACCAATACCGCCGCCGAAGGTTCGGAACTGTTCATCGTCGAGGGCGACTCGGCCGGCGGCAGCGCCAAGCAGGCGCGCGACCGCAAGACCCAGGCCATCCTTCCCTTGCGCGGCAAGATCCTCAACGTCGCCTCCGCCACCAAGGACAAGCTAACCGCCAATGCGCAGCTTGCCGACCTGATGCAGGCGATCGGCTGCGGCGCCGGCCCGCATTACCGCGAAGAGGATCTGCGCTACGCCCGCATCATCGTCATGACCGACGCCGACGTCGACGGCGCGCATATCGCCTCGTTGCTGATCACGTTCTTCTACCGGCAGATGCCGCGGCTGATCGACGAGGGCCACCTCTACCTCGCGGTGCCGCCGCTCTACCGCCTCACCCACGGTTCAAAGACGGTCTACGCCCGCGACGACGCCCACAAGGAGCTGCTTCTGAGGAGCGAATTCAACGCCAACGCCAAGGTCGACGTCGGCCGCTTCAAGGGCCTCGGCGAAATGATGCCGGCGCAGCTGAAGGAAACCACCATGGATCCGGCCAAACGCACCTTGCTGCGCGTGGTGCTCTTGGCCGACGACCGCGAGGGCACCGCCGATTCGGTCGAGCGGCTGATGGGCACCAAGGCGGAAGCGCGCTTTGCCTTCATTTCCGACAAGGCCGAATTCGCCAGCGAGGATTTGCTGGACGTCTAG
- a CDS encoding outer membrane protein, with translation MKMKKLVLALTAFAAFAAPAVAADMAAKAPLRAAPVAYAPSWTGCYIGGGGGFGMWNQENTRYIDGPPRTLVSAETTAGGRGYFGTIGGGCDYQFSAAGAQFVVGAFADYDFASIKGQLGTLNAAIVGEEKMSSAWAVGGRIGWLAFPQLLTYFSGGYTEATFDRINFNFAGAPFGTANTYLDKATYKGWFLGAGDEYALSFLPGLFWKTEYRFSEFDLRNNPFRNATTNALNGDSLDSKKYTHTIRSELVYRFNWGGPVVAKY, from the coding sequence TTGAAAATGAAGAAATTAGTGCTCGCGCTGACCGCGTTTGCGGCGTTTGCTGCCCCGGCTGTCGCGGCCGACATGGCCGCCAAGGCCCCGCTGCGGGCTGCTCCCGTTGCATATGCCCCGTCCTGGACCGGCTGCTACATCGGTGGCGGTGGCGGCTTCGGTATGTGGAACCAGGAAAACACCCGTTATATCGATGGTCCGCCGCGGACTCTGGTTTCCGCCGAAACGACGGCCGGCGGTCGCGGCTACTTCGGCACCATCGGTGGTGGCTGCGACTACCAGTTCTCGGCCGCAGGCGCACAGTTCGTGGTCGGCGCCTTCGCCGACTATGACTTCGCGAGCATCAAAGGCCAGCTTGGTACCCTCAACGCTGCTATCGTTGGCGAAGAGAAGATGAGCTCGGCCTGGGCGGTCGGCGGCCGCATCGGCTGGCTGGCATTCCCGCAGCTTCTGACCTATTTCTCGGGTGGCTACACCGAGGCGACCTTCGACCGGATCAACTTCAACTTCGCCGGCGCCCCGTTTGGAACGGCCAACACCTACCTCGACAAGGCGACCTACAAGGGTTGGTTCCTCGGGGCCGGCGACGAATATGCGCTGAGCTTCCTGCCGGGCCTGTTCTGGAAGACCGAATACCGCTTCTCGGAATTCGATCTCCGGAACAACCCCTTCAGGAACGCCACCACCAATGCTCTGAACGGCGACTCGCTGGACTCCAAGAAGTACACCCACACCATCCGCAGCGAGCTGGTCTACCGTTTCAACTGGGGTGGCCCGGTCGTCGCGAAGTACTGA
- a CDS encoding SDR family NAD(P)-dependent oxidoreductase translates to MNSKLFDLSGKVAIVTGGNGGIGLGMARGLAEAGAGIAVVGRDEAKSNAAVADLRTRGVKAISVTADVTSQSAVEAMVERVKNELGRVDILVNNAGINIRKAPHALDLAEWDSVIKTNLTSAFLCSQAAYPAMKAAGGGKIINIGSMMSIFGASFAPAYAASKGGIVQFTRSCAVAWAVDGIQVNAILPGWIDTELTKRAREQIDGLHDKVLARTPAARWGAIADFAGIAVFLSSSASDFVTGTAIPIDGGFSIMG, encoded by the coding sequence ATGAATTCAAAACTGTTCGATCTCAGCGGCAAGGTAGCCATCGTCACCGGCGGCAATGGCGGCATCGGGCTCGGGATGGCGCGAGGGTTAGCGGAAGCCGGCGCCGGCATCGCCGTCGTCGGACGCGACGAAGCGAAGTCCAACGCTGCGGTCGCAGACCTCAGGACGCGCGGCGTCAAGGCAATCTCCGTCACAGCCGACGTCACCAGCCAATCGGCGGTCGAGGCCATGGTCGAGCGGGTGAAGAACGAACTCGGGCGCGTTGACATTCTCGTCAACAATGCCGGCATCAATATTCGAAAAGCGCCGCACGCACTCGATCTGGCGGAATGGGACAGCGTCATCAAGACCAACCTCACCAGCGCGTTCCTGTGCTCGCAGGCGGCCTACCCCGCCATGAAGGCCGCAGGCGGCGGCAAGATCATCAATATCGGCTCGATGATGTCGATCTTCGGCGCCAGTTTTGCGCCAGCCTACGCCGCGAGCAAGGGTGGCATCGTGCAGTTCACCCGCTCCTGCGCGGTGGCTTGGGCCGTTGACGGCATCCAAGTCAACGCCATTCTGCCGGGCTGGATCGACACCGAACTGACCAAGCGCGCCCGCGAGCAGATCGACGGACTGCACGACAAGGTGCTGGCGCGCACGCCGGCGGCGCGCTGGGGCGCCATCGCCGACTTCGCCGGCATCGCGGTGTTCCTGTCGTCGAGCGCCTCGGACTTCGTCACCGGCACCGCGATCCCGATCGATGGCGGTTTCTCGATCATGGGCTAA
- a CDS encoding FAD-dependent monooxygenase produces the protein MKFRCCIVGGGPAGMMLGYLLGRAGVDTIVLEKHADFFRDFRGDTVHPSTLQVMDELGLIDGFLKLPHQRLRKMDGKFGSATIRIADLSRLKAKYPFIAFMPQWDFLNFLRESGQRFPSLRVMMNAEATDLIRSGETVISVKLAVQDAVATANLLAAKLADGCPSEQELDAVRRRREFPVRMTQAMQVVVQNNVISVALKPGGRPLKPPLPVRLINAVPWLQGVTARFVGLGVRPEHVHSPVAPTR, from the coding sequence ATGAAGTTCCGCTGCTGCATCGTCGGCGGCGGTCCCGCCGGCATGATGCTGGGTTATCTGCTCGGCCGCGCCGGCGTCGATACGATCGTGCTGGAGAAGCACGCCGACTTCTTCCGCGATTTTCGCGGCGACACCGTGCATCCCTCGACGCTGCAGGTGATGGACGAACTCGGCCTGATCGATGGATTTCTCAAGCTGCCGCACCAGCGACTGCGGAAGATGGACGGCAAGTTCGGCAGCGCCACCATCCGGATCGCGGACCTCAGCCGTCTGAAGGCAAAGTACCCCTTCATCGCCTTCATGCCGCAATGGGACTTTCTCAATTTCCTGCGCGAGAGCGGCCAACGATTCCCGTCGCTCAGGGTGATGATGAATGCTGAGGCGACCGACCTGATCCGGTCGGGCGAAACGGTCATCAGCGTGAAGCTGGCGGTGCAGGATGCGGTCGCGACGGCGAACCTGCTGGCGGCCAAGCTGGCAGACGGCTGTCCTTCCGAACAGGAGCTCGATGCGGTGCGGCGGCGCCGGGAATTTCCGGTGCGGATGACGCAGGCCATGCAGGTGGTGGTCCAGAACAACGTCATCAGCGTCGCGCTCAAGCCCGGCGGCCGGCCGCTCAAGCCACCGCTGCCGGTGCGCCTCATCAACGCGGTACCGTGGCTGCAGGGCGTTACCGCGCGGTTCGTCGGCCTTGGGGTGCGGCCGGAGCATGTACATTCGCCGGTAGCCCCGACCCGCTGA
- a CDS encoding caspase family protein, translating into MNSWLSFRTALAWCLAGSLLAFAAPAQAAKRVALVIGNNDYRNVPKLQKAVNDARTMGDTLKQLGFSVMVAENQTRAAFSQTLLAFDKAVEPGDTAFFFYAGHGFEIAGQNFLLPTDVPAATEGQEELVRDASILADRVIERLQNKKARTAILVFDACRNNPFERAGTRAVAGGGGLAPMTQLPEGVFSVFSAGPRQTALDRLSNNDDNPNSVFTRTFAKELTQPGANLVQVAQRTRRLVSEAAETVRHKQIPVYFDQMVDDVFLNGVAKGQAETAAEPLQKVAALPPVQRLAPSNESVNAPIAAFSRHNGGWTVVFSIADPTLGISWRIGETSEFRETGFIDTLDPRTRKRMPNPSIELPADAPAATIQVRYVDIQGELQGPFPIRFDPEAALIRDQRKILDMTATSWLSFREFNGLLVYYTHLMSYRCAIREVRVGIDTTVPDKVLKMPPCDPRDPSVIPHEAQPYLKLAPATRSVSVELTYRDGSVSEIKSFRR; encoded by the coding sequence ATGAATAGCTGGTTGTCCTTCAGGACCGCTCTGGCGTGGTGTCTGGCGGGGTCGTTGCTGGCGTTTGCCGCGCCTGCACAAGCCGCCAAGCGGGTCGCGCTGGTCATCGGCAACAACGACTACAGGAACGTTCCGAAACTGCAGAAGGCGGTCAACGACGCCCGCACCATGGGCGATACGCTGAAGCAGCTCGGCTTTTCCGTGATGGTGGCGGAGAACCAGACGCGGGCTGCGTTCAGCCAGACGCTGCTGGCGTTCGACAAGGCGGTCGAGCCCGGCGATACCGCGTTCTTCTTCTACGCCGGCCACGGTTTTGAGATCGCCGGACAGAACTTTCTGCTGCCGACCGACGTGCCTGCGGCGACCGAGGGCCAGGAAGAGCTGGTACGCGATGCATCGATCCTGGCGGACCGCGTCATCGAACGGCTGCAGAACAAGAAGGCGCGTACCGCCATTCTGGTCTTCGACGCCTGCCGCAACAATCCGTTCGAACGCGCCGGCACCCGCGCGGTCGCCGGCGGCGGCGGTCTGGCGCCGATGACGCAATTGCCGGAGGGCGTGTTCTCGGTATTTTCGGCGGGCCCGCGGCAGACCGCGCTCGACCGGCTCTCCAACAATGACGACAATCCCAATTCGGTGTTCACGCGGACTTTCGCCAAGGAGCTGACGCAGCCCGGCGCTAATCTCGTGCAGGTCGCGCAGCGCACCCGGCGCCTTGTCAGTGAGGCGGCGGAGACCGTGCGCCACAAGCAGATCCCGGTTTATTTCGACCAGATGGTCGACGACGTGTTTCTGAACGGCGTTGCGAAGGGGCAGGCCGAAACAGCCGCCGAGCCCTTGCAGAAGGTCGCGGCCTTGCCGCCGGTGCAGCGCCTTGCGCCGTCGAACGAAAGCGTCAATGCGCCGATCGCCGCGTTCTCCCGCCACAATGGCGGCTGGACCGTGGTGTTCTCGATCGCCGATCCGACGCTCGGGATTTCATGGCGGATCGGCGAGACCAGCGAATTCCGCGAGACCGGTTTCATCGACACGCTCGATCCGCGCACACGCAAGCGGATGCCCAACCCGTCGATCGAATTGCCCGCCGACGCGCCGGCGGCGACGATCCAGGTCCGCTATGTCGATATCCAGGGCGAGTTGCAGGGACCGTTCCCGATCCGGTTCGATCCGGAAGCCGCGCTGATCCGCGATCAGCGCAAGATCCTCGACATGACCGCGACGAGTTGGCTGTCGTTCCGCGAGTTCAACGGGTTGCTGGTCTATTACACCCACCTGATGTCGTATCGCTGCGCGATCCGCGAAGTGCGCGTCGGCATCGATACCACGGTGCCGGACAAGGTGCTGAAAATGCCGCCCTGCGATCCCAGGGATCCCAGTGTCATTCCCCATGAGGCGCAGCCCTATCTGAAGCTCGCGCCCGCGACCAGATCGGTGTCGGTGGAATTGACCTACCGCGACGGCAGCGTTTCCGAGATCAAGAGTTTCCGGCGCTGA
- a CDS encoding DEAD/DEAH box helicase produces the protein MSFSHLGLSDKVLAAVAATGYTTPTPIQEQAIPHVLARRDVLGIAQTGTGKTAAFVLPMLTLLEKGRARARMPRTLILEPTRELAAQVKEQFDKYGAGQKLNVALLIGGVSFGDQDTKLTRGVDVLIATPGRLLDHTERGGLLLTGVELLVIDEADRMLDMGFIPDIERICKMIPFTRQTLFFTATMPPEIARITETFLHNPQRIEVSRPATTAVGVSQFQISVGREPHEKREVLRRLLRDAQDLNNAIIFCNRKREVALLYKSLHKHGFSVGALHGDMDQSARTAALDQFRKGEIPLLVASDVAARGLDIPAVSHVFNFDVPHHADDYVHRIGRTGRAGRAGTAISIVSPLDHKSMAAIEKLIGQSIPPVEGGSAVQPIESTAAVPGGDSEQPRHSRGRDGAREGSREGSRGGRKPRREREPRRSGGGRSSGPQPQAAAAAFTPPSAPPPSRTPSIGRPEAPPAPRDASSEPADHSHLPAFLLRPVRARI, from the coding sequence ATGTCTTTTTCCCATCTCGGACTTTCCGACAAGGTGCTCGCCGCAGTTGCGGCCACCGGTTACACCACCCCTACTCCCATTCAGGAACAGGCGATCCCCCACGTTCTGGCCCGCCGCGACGTTCTCGGCATCGCCCAGACCGGCACCGGCAAGACCGCGGCCTTCGTCCTTCCGATGCTTACTCTGCTGGAAAAGGGCCGCGCACGCGCCCGGATGCCCCGCACCCTGATCCTGGAGCCGACGCGCGAACTCGCAGCCCAGGTCAAGGAGCAATTCGATAAATACGGCGCCGGGCAGAAGCTCAACGTGGCGCTCCTGATCGGCGGGGTTTCGTTCGGCGACCAGGACACCAAGCTGACGCGCGGCGTCGACGTCCTGATCGCGACCCCGGGCCGTCTGCTCGACCATACCGAACGCGGCGGGCTGTTGCTCACCGGCGTCGAACTGCTGGTGATCGACGAAGCCGACCGCATGCTCGACATGGGCTTCATTCCCGACATCGAGCGCATCTGCAAGATGATCCCGTTCACGCGGCAGACACTGTTCTTCACCGCGACGATGCCGCCGGAAATCGCCCGCATCACCGAAACCTTCCTGCATAATCCGCAACGGATCGAAGTTTCCAGGCCCGCCACCACCGCCGTCGGCGTGTCGCAATTCCAGATCAGTGTCGGCCGCGAGCCCCACGAGAAGCGTGAAGTGCTGCGCCGCCTGTTGCGTGACGCCCAGGATCTCAACAACGCGATCATCTTCTGCAACCGCAAGCGCGAGGTTGCGCTGCTGTACAAATCGCTGCACAAGCACGGCTTCAGCGTCGGCGCCCTGCACGGCGACATGGACCAGTCGGCGCGCACCGCCGCACTCGATCAATTCCGCAAGGGCGAAATTCCGCTGCTGGTCGCTTCCGACGTCGCTGCCCGCGGCCTCGATATTCCGGCTGTCAGCCACGTCTTCAATTTCGACGTCCCGCATCACGCCGACGATTACGTCCACCGCATCGGCCGCACCGGCCGCGCCGGACGCGCCGGCACCGCGATTTCCATCGTCTCTCCGCTCGATCATAAGTCGATGGCGGCGATCGAAAAGCTGATCGGACAAAGCATCCCTCCCGTCGAAGGCGGCAGCGCCGTTCAGCCGATCGAAAGCACCGCAGCTGTGCCCGGCGGCGACTCCGAGCAGCCGCGCCACTCCCGCGGACGCGATGGCGCAAGAGAAGGTTCAAGGGAAGGTTCGCGCGGCGGCCGCAAGCCGCGGCGCGAACGCGAACCGCGGCGTTCAGGCGGCGGCCGCAGTTCGGGTCCGCAGCCGCAGGCCGCCGCGGCGGCGTTCACGCCACCGTCGGCTCCGCCTCCCTCGCGCACGCCTTCGATCGGCCGCCCCGAAGCGCCCCCGGCGCCACGCGACGCGTCATCGGAGCCTGCCGATCACTCGCACCTTCCGGCATTCCTGTTGCGTCCGGTTCGCGCCCGAATCTAA
- a CDS encoding GGDEF domain-containing protein: MIKVLDEHERTMAFAEVALGQIKSLRQTAVPRNYEIWYVYATGYNSPLNKIINETLARNGKLTEADLEQIYETYLSQIKTTDRIDKVGSRVIGEIDDVMTLIGEALGMAASYDDNLTGAARKLSVAQKPDQIKAIVESLVKSTREMRETNKALEDRLSLSKNEISNLQQSLEAIRAESLTDPLTGLGNRKYFDRSIETAVQNALASGEPLTLLMFDIDHFKSFNDSYGHLTGDQVLRLVGMSLKQTIKGQDITARYGGEEFAVVLPNTALRQALTVADHIRRAVMAKELKKKSTGEILGRVTISVGVSMLKPGDDTDALIERADACLYAAKRNGRNRVICEVDPEYAAETQSQVQVA, encoded by the coding sequence GTGATTAAGGTGCTGGACGAACATGAACGCACGATGGCCTTCGCCGAAGTCGCGCTGGGCCAGATCAAATCCCTCCGGCAAACCGCCGTCCCCCGCAACTATGAAATCTGGTACGTCTACGCGACCGGATATAATTCCCCGCTCAACAAGATCATCAACGAGACGCTGGCGCGCAACGGCAAGCTGACCGAGGCCGATCTCGAACAGATCTACGAGACCTATCTTTCCCAGATCAAGACCACCGACCGTATCGACAAGGTCGGATCGCGCGTGATCGGCGAAATCGACGACGTGATGACGCTGATCGGCGAAGCGCTCGGCATGGCGGCGAGCTATGACGACAACCTGACGGGCGCGGCCCGGAAGCTCTCGGTCGCCCAGAAACCCGACCAGATCAAAGCAATCGTCGAATCGCTGGTGAAGTCCACCCGCGAGATGCGCGAGACCAACAAGGCGCTGGAAGACCGGCTGTCGCTGTCGAAGAACGAAATCAGCAACCTGCAGCAGAGCCTCGAGGCGATCAGGGCCGAAAGCCTGACCGATCCCCTGACCGGCCTCGGCAACCGCAAATATTTCGACCGCTCGATCGAGACGGCGGTCCAGAACGCGCTCGCCAGCGGCGAACCGCTTACGCTCCTGATGTTCGATATCGATCACTTCAAATCGTTCAACGATTCCTATGGCCACCTCACCGGCGATCAGGTGCTGCGGCTGGTAGGCATGTCGCTGAAACAGACCATCAAGGGCCAGGACATCACCGCCCGCTACGGCGGCGAGGAATTCGCGGTGGTGCTGCCCAACACCGCGCTGCGCCAGGCGCTGACGGTCGCCGATCACATCCGCCGCGCCGTCATGGCGAAGGAATTGAAGAAGAAATCTACCGGCGAAATTCTCGGCCGCGTCACCATCTCGGTCGGCGTTTCCATGCTGAAGCCGGGTGACGATACCGACGCGCTGATCGAACGCGCCGATGCCTGCCTCTACGCCGCCAAGCGCAACGGCCGCAACCGCGTGATCTGCGAAGTCGACCCGGAATACGCCGCCGAGACCCAGAGCCAGGTCCAGGTGGCGTGA
- a CDS encoding TfoX/Sxy family protein — MDRDFLIDLFSDFGPVTIRRMFSGFGISADGTNFALALRSGLYFRADEATIPQFEAEGSTPFQYQTRAKTVTVNSYWQLPARLFDDSEELSVWAKAALAAAQRAALRKRPKPRKAAKKKLVVKKKAMAKKKGATAVVPAKRPSRARRDP; from the coding sequence ATGGACCGCGATTTTCTGATCGATCTGTTTTCGGATTTTGGCCCGGTCACCATCCGCCGGATGTTTTCGGGCTTCGGCATTTCCGCCGACGGCACCAACTTCGCGCTCGCGTTGCGATCCGGCCTCTATTTCCGCGCTGACGAGGCGACGATACCGCAGTTCGAGGCCGAGGGGTCGACGCCGTTTCAGTACCAGACGCGGGCGAAGACCGTTACCGTCAATTCGTACTGGCAGTTGCCGGCGCGGCTGTTCGACGATTCGGAGGAACTGAGCGTGTGGGCGAAGGCGGCGCTGGCGGCGGCGCAGCGCGCGGCCTTGCGCAAGCGCCCGAAGCCGCGCAAGGCGGCGAAGAAGAAGCTCGTAGTCAAGAAGAAGGCTATGGCCAAAAAGAAGGGAGCAACAGCCGTCGTCCCGGCCAAGCGCCCTTCGCGCGCGCGCCGGGACCCATAA
- a CDS encoding HesB/IscA family protein, with product MTNMTPASTTPASKPKPRPRPQVMKLTEAAAQRITELARRADSEIVGLRVGIKNGGCAGQSYTVEYAHEIRPTDEVVEDKGVKILVDPKAVLFLLGTEMDYKVDKMSAQFIFNNPNQTGACGCGESVQLTPAKIVDG from the coding sequence ATGACCAACATGACACCCGCTTCAACGACACCGGCCTCCAAGCCGAAGCCGCGTCCCCGGCCGCAGGTCATGAAACTGACCGAGGCCGCCGCGCAGCGCATTACCGAACTTGCCAGGCGCGCCGATTCCGAAATCGTTGGTCTTCGCGTCGGGATCAAGAACGGCGGCTGCGCCGGGCAATCCTACACGGTCGAATATGCCCACGAGATCCGCCCCACCGACGAGGTGGTCGAGGACAAGGGCGTCAAGATACTGGTCGATCCCAAGGCGGTGCTGTTCCTGCTCGGCACCGAGATGGACTACAAGGTCGACAAGATGTCGGCGCAGTTCATCTTCAACAATCCGAACCAGACTGGCGCCTGCGGCTGCGGCGAATCCGTGCAACTGACGCCTGCGAAGATCGTGGATGGCTAG
- a CDS encoding SUF system Fe-S cluster assembly protein, translated as MSDTVEAKNLESRNLEAKTSNMETNSALPPEETERLGGEIVAALKTVFDPEIPADIYELGLIYKVDIKDDRSVDVMMTLTTPNCPAAGELPQMVENAVASVPGVGVVNVNLVWEPAWTPDRMTDEARLVLNMW; from the coding sequence ATGAGCGATACCGTCGAAGCCAAGAATCTGGAATCCAGGAATCTGGAAGCCAAGACCAGCAACATGGAAACGAACTCGGCGCTGCCGCCGGAGGAGACCGAGCGGCTCGGCGGCGAGATCGTGGCCGCGCTGAAGACCGTGTTCGACCCGGAAATTCCGGCCGACATCTACGAGCTCGGGCTGATCTACAAGGTCGATATCAAGGACGACCGCTCCGTCGACGTCATGATGACGCTGACTACGCCGAACTGTCCGGCGGCGGGCGAATTGCCGCAGATGGTGGAGAACGCGGTCGCCAGCGTTCCCGGCGTCGGCGTGGTCAATGTCAATCTGGTCTGGGAGCCGGCATGGACGCCGGATCGCATGACCGACGAGGCGCGCCTCGTCCTCAATATGTGGTGA